A segment of the Terribacillus aidingensis genome:
TTTTATTCAATTTGGAGTTAAAATTATCTCTAGTGATACAAGAGCCATAACTGGCTATTTTAATAGTCATTATTTTCTCCTTAAAATACATTATTACTTATATATCGGATTAAAAAGTGATTAGTTGATACATTCTGTTTATTTTCTGCATTGCTATCATTATTACACCATTGATAAATTAGACACTGATTAATCCTGGCGTTTATTTATATTTCCCCGCATTATTTTTCACAGAAAAAAAGAAGATATCCGCGAACATCTTCTTCTTTTACACAATTATCTTCTCAAGTACACTTACAATTTTTTGTTTTTTGAAATAAAGATCCTGTGCTTCATCCATTCCGACTTCTTTGAAGCGAACGTGCGCTCCCGGTGCTGCTTGCGCTAACAACGGAATATCCGCGGATATTACTGTCGCTATCCTTGTATATCCTCCTGTTGTCTGCCGGTCCGCCATCAGAATAATCGGCTGACCATTGGCAGGCACTTGAATTCCGCCAAGCGGGATAGCTTCCGAGATTATGTCAGCAGTTATTTTGTGCCATAGTTCCGGACCTTTCAGACGATACCCCATACGGTCTGACTGAGGAGTGATTTCATAGCTCGATGATAGGAATGTTTTGATAGCCTCATCTGTGAAAGCATCTTGATGCGGCCCTAGGATGACTCTTGCAGTGACTTCCTTCTCGTACTTAGGTATTTCATCGTAATGAAGGGAACGCCCCGTTACTGCATGAGGATTCTCAGTACCGTACAGAATGTCTTCCTTCTCAAGAGCACGTCCGTTCAGACCGCCGATTTTTGCCTTCAGATACGTAGAGTTGCTGCCCATTACAGCTGGCAAGTCAAAGCCGCCTGCCACGCTGATATAAGAGCGAATCCCTTCCAATGGCTGACCGAATTCGATTAGCTGGCCCTCTTTCACGGCAAAACTCTTCCACATCGGCGCAGGCTGCCCATTCACTCTTGGCGACAGATTTCCTCCAGTTATCGCAATGACAGCATCCTCCAGCACCTTGAGTACCGGTCCCATCATTGTTACTTCGAGCCCTGCCTCGTCACGTTTATTTCCAACGAGAAGGTTGGCAATTTGCAGCGAGAAATCATCCATCGCACCTGCTACAACTACACCATATTCCTGGTAGCCAGTACGGCCGAGATCCTGAAAAGTTGTCAGCAGTCCGGGCTTGATCACTTGAAACAGCTTTCTACCCATGATGCTCGACTCCGAAATTCTGAATCGTGATTTGTTCTGCTTGAAGTCTTTCACGGAGCTGCTGGACGAATTGCAGTGCTTCCGGTTCATCTCCATGCACACAAATTGTATCTGCTTGAATGTTAATATCTGTTCCATCAACGGCAGTTACTTTACCTTCTTGAATCATACGAATGACACGATCAACCGCAACTGTCACGTCGTGAATCATAGCATTTGCTTGAGAACGAGGTGTCAGCGTTCCATCTGCCTGATACGTCCTGTCAGCAAAGACCTCCTGCGCAACGTTCAGTCCAGCTTTCTCTCCCGCACGTACTAGTTCACTACCGGCCAAACCGAACAGTACTAACTTCGAATCGACCGCATGCACTGCTGTCGCGATTGCTTCTGCAATAGCAGAGTCTTTCGATGCCATATTATATAGCGCTCCGTGCGGCTTCACATGCTGAACATATGTACCGCAGGCCTTGGCTGCTCCTTGCATTGCGCCTACCTGGTAAACAACAAGGTTATAGATTTCCTTCGGAGACAGCTTCATTTCCCGACGGCCAAAACCGGCTAAGTCGGGGAAGCCTGGATGAGCACCGATTCCAACACCAAGTTCGGCTGCTGTTTTAACCGTTTCAAGCATGACATTATGGTCACCTGCATGGAATCCGCATGCAATATTGGCAGATGATATGTATTTCAACACTTCCTCGTCATTACCAATTGTATAGGCGCCAAAACTCTCCCCTAAATCACTGTTTAAATCAATCGTCTTCATACCAGTCCCTCCTTACTTTTCCTTACTTACAATCTTATATTCCCCAAGACGAACTGCTTCCGTAATTGAATCGTACTCTTCTTTCGAAATTGGGACAAACCGCAGATAAGACCCGGAAGTCAATAAAATTGGCTGCTCTCTTTCCGGATCATATAATTTCAATGGTGTCTGACCGATGAGCTGCCAGCCTCCCGGAGTTTCCAGTGGATAAACGCCCGTCTGTGATCCAGCTATCCCTACAGAGCCTGCTGCAATTTTTGGTCGAGGATCCGAACGGCGTGGTGTCGCAATTTCTTCTGACATACCGCCCAGGTACGGAAAGCCCGGTACAAATCCCATCATATAAATCAAATAATCCTGACTCGAATGGATGCGGATGACATCTTCTACTGACAGACCGTTATGATCCGCAACGAAATTCAAATCAGGGCCTGTCTCCCCGCCATAGTAGGTAGGAATTTCATAAACAAGAGAAGCAGCCTCGGCCGCCCCTCCTTGAATATTCTCATATAGACGCTCCAATTTTTCCAGAAGCGCCTGGTAGCGGACCTTATCAGGACGATAAAAGATGGATAAAGTCGTATAAGCTGGTACCCATTCAATAATTCCCTCAATCTGTTCCGCCTTAAGCAGCTCCGCGAACAACCGGATTTTCTGATTTGTTTCCTCTGAGATCGTCTGTCCGAAAACGAGCTGAATGCCCGTATCTCCTAGCGGATGATAGGTAAGCTTCATTTTTGGGACCTCCTTCTCGATTTAGAACAATTTCTGCGCTTGGTTAATCAATGTCACAACCGCCAAATAAGTAGTTGCTAAAAGCACTATACCACCAAAGATCGTAAGCCATAGCGGATGTTTGTAGTCTCCGACGATAGATTTCTTATAAGCCGCTACTAACAATACACCAAGCCCGATAGGCAAAATAAGCCCGTTAATGGCACCTGCGATAACTAACAATGTCACTGGTTCGCCGATGAAGGAGAAGATGATTGTTGATACTACAATGAACAAAATTGTAACTAGCTTCTCATTCCTCGCAACCCATTTGGACAATGTCTTCAGGAATGAAACGGATGTATAAGCCGCGCCAATTACAGATGTAATACCCGCAGCCCATAAAATCAGACCGAACATTTTATATCCAAGTGTACCAGCAGCTTCCTGGAAAACAGAGGCAGCGGGGTTACTTGCATCCAACTTAAAGCCTGTCACCACGACTCCTAGCACAGCAAGGAACAGGAAGATACGCATGATTGACGCAATCAAAACACCTGAAACAGAACTTTGTGTTACTTGACGCAGACTTTCTTTACCGGAAATACCAGCATCCAAAAGACGGTGACCGCCTGCAAATGTGATATAACCGCCAACAGTACCACCAACGAGTGTAATGATTGCAAACACATCAATTTGTTCTGGAGCAAATGTACGCAAAACAGCTTCTCCGACTGGCGGTTCACTGCGGAATGCAACGTACAATGTCAGCAAAATCATAATCAACCCAAGAATGCGCGCAATCTGATCCATTGCCGCTCCTGCTTCTTTGGAAAGGAATATACCAATAGCGATAATACCAGTAATGATTGCACCAATAATTGTATCGATTCCGAATAATACGTTCAAACCAAGTCCCGCACCACCGACGTTCCCGATATTAAATGCAAGACCGCCCAATGCGACTGCAAAAGCAAGGAAGTATCCTAACCCTGGCAATACTTTATTTGCGATATCCTGTCCGCGCATTCTGGAAACGGCAATAATTCGCCAGATATTCATCTGTACACCAACATCCAGAATGATACTCATAAGAATAACAAAGCCGAAGCTTGCTAATAATTGATCAGTGAAAACAGCTGTTTGAGTCAGGAACCCTGGTCCGATTGCTGATGAACCCATCAGGAATGCTGCTCCTAATAGGACGCCCCATTTTCCTTTGGAAGACTGCTGCTGTTGTAATTCTTTTTCTTTTGACGCCATGTAAATCCCCCTTATGTAACGATTCTTTCAAATCATCTGTAGTATGTACTGCTTTCCATACATTATCACAAATATTTAATAAACAATAATTATTATAACTCGAAAATATTTGCTTACACAAGATGTAAAATAACCTCACATGATAAATCAGCTATCAAAAGCCATTTCACACAATATAAAAAAGGCCCGTAAAAGGCCTTCCTTAAGTAAATTATTGTGTTTTATCTATCCTCTTTATAGAAATATTATCAAACTTAGCACTGCCATCTTCCGCATACAAACTTATCGCTTGATCCTGCGGATGAGGGAATACTGTATTACTGTGCACCACATTCCCATCATCAACGAACATTTCCACACTTGTTTTATCTACGAGAATTGTGACATGTACGTGCTTCTTATCTGTATTAAATGGCGCCTTGCTTTCCTGATAGTCTCCAGTTTGATCAGGATTAGGAATGTAGCTTCTATTCACATATGAATAGCCTCCATCGACTGCGATACCTACATCGAGATGACGGGAGTGATCATTTGATCCCCGCAACTGCAGCCCGACGTTCGGACTTTCTGTCCACGAAATATCAGCATCCAATTGGTATGTTTCCGCCGAAACATCCAAGGTTTGCTTCTCATTTTGAAGACTTATATTCTCAACTGTGTCCGATGATTGAAAATGCTGATCCAGCGCAGCAATCGGCCGGGAAGCAAGATAAAAACCATCCTGATCCTGCTGCAATGTGATTTCCCTGACAATGGAGTCTGTACCATTGAATCCATCATATTTCATCGCGGGTGTGTGATCCGCATACGACCAGTTATTCATCCACGCGAGCGCATACCGCTTTGCTTGCTTATCTTCAGAAGGTCCGTCTTCGAAGGTGACCCCACCATACCAGTCAAAACCATAATCAAGCCATCTTGGATTTTCTTTATCCGGTGTAAAAGCTGCCCCTTCAAACTCTCCAGTCCAGTAGGCATAGGTTTTCGGTTCACCTTTCCCCTCTCCATTCGCACTCATACCTAGCACATATTTAACCGTACCATCCGGTGCGCGCAGCTGGAATAGATCCGGACATTCGAGTACGCCAATTCCATCTGTTTCAAAATCTCCAGTGAATGTCCAGGCTTTCAAGTCAGCAGATGTATAAAATCCAATTTTATCTCCTTCTGCCAAAAGCATGATCCAGCTATTTTTTTCCTCATCCCATATCACTTTGGGATCACGGAAATCCTGCGTACCCGGATTGGTAAGAACCGGTTCCTCGCTCTCCTGCTTAAAAGTATTTCCTCCATCTGTGCTGTACCAGAGATACTGTTCCTGCTGCCCAGTCTCTCCCGTCGGCTGGGTCATAATCGCAATTAGTGCATCCTCACCAAAACCGGCTGTATTGTTCTTATCGTGGACGACAGACCCCGTCCACGGATCACCGTTATCTGTTGTATATTTCGGAATTGCTACTCCATGATCCTCCCAATGAACTAAATCTTCTGATGTCGCGTGCCGCCATTCGGTACCGTTGCCTTCGGGGTAATCTTTATTG
Coding sequences within it:
- a CDS encoding biotin-dependent carboxyltransferase family protein produces the protein MGRKLFQVIKPGLLTTFQDLGRTGYQEYGVVVAGAMDDFSLQIANLLVGNKRDEAGLEVTMMGPVLKVLEDAVIAITGGNLSPRVNGQPAPMWKSFAVKEGQLIEFGQPLEGIRSYISVAGGFDLPAVMGSNSTYLKAKIGGLNGRALEKEDILYGTENPHAVTGRSLHYDEIPKYEKEVTARVILGPHQDAFTDEAIKTFLSSSYEITPQSDRMGYRLKGPELWHKITADIISEAIPLGGIQVPANGQPIILMADRQTTGGYTRIATVISADIPLLAQAAPGAHVRFKEVGMDEAQDLYFKKQKIVSVLEKIIV
- a CDS encoding 5-oxoprolinase subunit PxpA, giving the protein MKTIDLNSDLGESFGAYTIGNDEEVLKYISSANIACGFHAGDHNVMLETVKTAAELGVGIGAHPGFPDLAGFGRREMKLSPKEIYNLVVYQVGAMQGAAKACGTYVQHVKPHGALYNMASKDSAIAEAIATAVHAVDSKLVLFGLAGSELVRAGEKAGLNVAQEVFADRTYQADGTLTPRSQANAMIHDVTVAVDRVIRMIQEGKVTAVDGTDINIQADTICVHGDEPEALQFVQQLRERLQAEQITIQNFGVEHHG
- the pxpB gene encoding 5-oxoprolinase subunit PxpB; the protein is MKLTYHPLGDTGIQLVFGQTISEETNQKIRLFAELLKAEQIEGIIEWVPAYTTLSIFYRPDKVRYQALLEKLERLYENIQGGAAEAASLVYEIPTYYGGETGPDLNFVADHNGLSVEDVIRIHSSQDYLIYMMGFVPGFPYLGGMSEEIATPRRSDPRPKIAAGSVGIAGSQTGVYPLETPGGWQLIGQTPLKLYDPEREQPILLTSGSYLRFVPISKEEYDSITEAVRLGEYKIVSKEK
- a CDS encoding NRAMP family divalent metal transporter, whose product is MASKEKELQQQQSSKGKWGVLLGAAFLMGSSAIGPGFLTQTAVFTDQLLASFGFVILMSIILDVGVQMNIWRIIAVSRMRGQDIANKVLPGLGYFLAFAVALGGLAFNIGNVGGAGLGLNVLFGIDTIIGAIITGIIAIGIFLSKEAGAAMDQIARILGLIMILLTLYVAFRSEPPVGEAVLRTFAPEQIDVFAIITLVGGTVGGYITFAGGHRLLDAGISGKESLRQVTQSSVSGVLIASIMRIFLFLAVLGVVVTGFKLDASNPAASVFQEAAGTLGYKMFGLILWAAGITSVIGAAYTSVSFLKTLSKWVARNEKLVTILFIVVSTIIFSFIGEPVTLLVIAGAINGLILPIGLGVLLVAAYKKSIVGDYKHPLWLTIFGGIVLLATTYLAVVTLINQAQKLF
- a CDS encoding GH32 C-terminal domain-containing protein translates to MFNGFSKKRWTMLGVLILLVAAVVAASVLSNEKKTQNQSPGKAQTISYRPVFHFSSPDKWKNDPQQPIYYQGKYHYYYLYNKDYPEGNGTEWRHATSEDLVHWEDHGVAIPKYTTDNGDPWTGSVVHDKNNTAGFGEDALIAIMTQPTGETGQQEQYLWYSTDGGNTFKQESEEPVLTNPGTQDFRDPKVIWDEEKNSWIMLLAEGDKIGFYTSADLKAWTFTGDFETDGIGVLECPDLFQLRAPDGTVKYVLGMSANGEGKGEPKTYAYWTGEFEGAAFTPDKENPRWLDYGFDWYGGVTFEDGPSEDKQAKRYALAWMNNWSYADHTPAMKYDGFNGTDSIVREITLQQDQDGFYLASRPIAALDQHFQSSDTVENISLQNEKQTLDVSAETYQLDADISWTESPNVGLQLRGSNDHSRHLDVGIAVDGGYSYVNRSYIPNPDQTGDYQESKAPFNTDKKHVHVTILVDKTSVEMFVDDGNVVHSNTVFPHPQDQAISLYAEDGSAKFDNISIKRIDKTQ